A portion of the Haliaeetus albicilla chromosome 5, bHalAlb1.1, whole genome shotgun sequence genome contains these proteins:
- the NKX2-1 gene encoding homeobox protein Nkx-2.1, translating into MSMSPKHTTPFSVSDILSPLEESYKKVGMEGSNLGAPLSAYRQSQVSQPAMQQHPMGHNGTVTAAYHMTAAGVPQLSHATMGGYCNGNLGNMSELPPYQDTMRNSASATGWYGTNPDPRFSSISRFMAPSSGMNMGGMGSLGSLGDVSKSMAPLQSTPRRKRRVLFSQAQVYELERRFKQQKYLSAPEREHLASMIHLTPTQVKIWFQNHRYKMKRQAKDKAAQQQMQQENGSCQQQQSPRRVAVPVLVKDGKPCQAGSNTPTAAIQSHQQQAATTITVATNGNSLGQHQSHQTNSAGQSPDMGQHSASPSSLQSQVSSLSHLNSSTSDYGTAMSCSTLLYGRTW; encoded by the exons ATGTCGATGAGCCCAAAGCATACGACTCCTTTCTCAGTGTCTGACATCTTGAGTCCTTTGGAGGAAAGCTACAAGAAAGTGGGCATGGAGGGCAGTAACTTGGGCGCTCCCTTGTCAGCCTACAGACAGTCTCAGGTTTCTCAGCCGGCCATGCAGCAGCACCCCATGGGCCACAACGGAACAGTGACTGCCGCCTACCATATGACAGCGGCAGGGGTCCCCCAGCTCTCCCATGCTACGATGGGGGGCTACTGCAATGGGAACCTGGGCAACATGAGCGAGCTCCCGCCTTACCAGGACACCATGCGGAACAGCGCTTCGGCGACAGGATGGTACGGCACCAACCCGGACCCCCGCTTCTCCTCAA TCTCCCGCTTCATGGCGCCGTCCTCGGGCATGAACATGGGCGGCATGGGCAGCCTCGGCTCCCTGGGAGACGTGAGCAAGAGCATGGCCCCGCTCCAGAGCACGCCGCGGAGGAAACGGAGGGTCCTTTTTTCCCAGGCCCAGGTTTACGAGCTGGAGAGACGTttcaagcagcagaaatacCTCTCCGCCCCGGAGAGGGAACATTTGGCCAGCATGATACATCTCACCCCGACTCAGGTCAAAATCTGGTTCCAGAACCACCGCTACAAGATGAAACGCCAGGCCAAAGACAAGGCTGCGCAGCAGCAGATGCAACAGGAGAACGgctcttgccagcagcagcagtctcCCAGAAGGGTGGCGGTGCCAGTGCTTGTAAAGGATGGCAAGCCCTGCCAAGCAGGCTCCAACACACCCACAGCAGCTATCCAGAGCCATCAGCAGCAGGCAGCTACAACGATCACAGTGGCTACCAATGGCAACAGCCTCGGACAGCATCAGAGCCACCAGACAAACAGTGCGGGGCAGTCTCCAGACATGGGACAGCACTCGGCCAGCccttcctctctgcagagcCAAGTCTCCAGTTTGTCTCACCTAAACTCTTCTACTTCTGACTATGGCACTGCCATGTCTTGCTCCACCTTGCTATACGGTAGGACCTGGTGA